The following coding sequences lie in one Benincasa hispida cultivar B227 chromosome 6, ASM972705v1, whole genome shotgun sequence genomic window:
- the LOC120080067 gene encoding probable E3 ubiquitin-protein ligase HERC4, which produces MENGDCCLSSILFPFFELPFHFEFSLPILFLRNFWRQEMDIDEVFGTNKNVSLPRKSAIYVWGYNQSGQTGRKGKDHQLRVPRQLHPDLFGCPGEINSRWLDIACGREHTAAVASDGSLFTWGANDFGQLGDGTEEKSKLPKKVDQLRTEFVKSVSCGAHCTAAIAEPRENDGTISTSRLWIWGQNQGSNLPRLFWGAFSPKTMICQVSCGAVHVVALSDDGQLQAWGYNEYGQLGRGVTSEGLQGARIINSYAKFLDEAPELLKITKVSCGEYHSAAISENGEVYTWGLGSMGQLGHCSLQSTDKELIPRRVVALDGICMKDIACGGLHTCAITQNGSLYAWGGGQVGQLGVGPQAGYFSCVVGDSETFLRNLPVLVVPNGVQHVACGHSHTLVSMKDGRICGWGYNSYGQAANEKSTYAWYPSPVDWCVGEVRKLAAGGGHSAVLTDACSLKELCEFRLADTVNLQNASEIEDVASRTGSDALARLCGRLRESLLHGHCDFEEGETNHGRK; this is translated from the exons ATGGAAAACGGCGATTGTTGTCTTTCAAgcattttatttcctttcttcGAACTTCCTTTCCATTTCGAATTTTCTTTACCGATCCTTTTCCTCAG AAATTTTTGGAGGCAAGAAATGGACATTGACGAGGTCTTTGGGACGAACAAGAATGTAAGCCTGCCAAGAAAGAGTGCAATTTATGTTTGGGGTTATAATCAATCGGGCCAAACGGGTCGAAAGGGGAAGGATCATCAGTTAAGGGTTCCTAGGCAGCTTCATCCTGATCTTTTTGGATGCCCAGGTGAAATTAATTCTCGCTGGCTGGATATTGCTTGTGGTCGCGAACATACGGCGGCTGTGGCTTCGGATGGGTCACTTTTTACCTGGG GTGCAAATGATTTTGGTCAACTGGGTGATGGAACGGAGGAAAAGAGCAAACTTCCAAAGAAAGTGGATCAATTGCGGACTGAGTTTGTGAAGTCTGTTTCCTGTGGAGCACATTGTACTGCTGCTATTGCTGAACCTCGTGAGAATGATGGCACCATTTCAACTAGTCGACTCTGGATTTGGGGACAAAATCAG GGATCCAATTTGCCACGCTTATTTTGGGGAGCCTTCTCAccaaaaacg ATGATTTGTCAAGTGTCCTGTGGGGCAGTTCATGTGGTGGCATTGTCTGATGATGGCCAATTGCAAGCTTGGG GCTACAATGAGTATGGTCAGCTAGGCAGGGGTGTAACTTCCGAAGGTCTACAAGGAGCTCGCATTATAAATTCTTATGCAAAGTTCCTTGATGAGGCCCCTGAGCTTTTAAAGATTACTAAGGTGTCATGTGGGGAGTACCATTCGGCAGCTATATCTGAAAACGGCGAGGT CTATACATGGGGACTAGGAAGTATGGGTCAACTCGGTCATTGTTCCCTTCAGTCTACGGACAAAGAATTGATTCCCAGGAGAGTTGTTGCTCTTGATGGAATATGTATGAAGGATATTGCATGTGGTGGTTTACACACATGTGCCATTACTCAAAATGGCTCTTTATATGCATGGGGTGGCGGTCAAGTAGGACAATTAGGCGTCGGGCCCCAGGCAGGGTATTTTTCATGTGTTGTGGGTGACTCCGAGACGTTTCTTCGAAATCTACCTGTATTGGTTGTCCCAAACGGTGTGCAACATGTTGCTTGTGGACATTCACATACTCTTGTTTCAATGAAGGATGGAAGAATCTGTGGATGGGGTTACAATAGCTATGGTCAGGCAGCTAATGAGAAATCTACGTATGCTTGGTATCCATCTCCTGTTGATTG gTGTGTAGGGGAAGTGCGAAAACTAGCAGCTGGCGGTGGACATTCAGCTGTCCTAACAGATGCTTGTTCCTTGAAGGAGCTTTGTGAATTCAGGCTTGCTGATACTGTTAACTTGCAGAATGCTTCCGAAATAGAAGATGTGGCATCCAGGACGGGATCAGATGCTTTAGCACGGCTTTGTGGGCGACTGAG AGAGTCTCTACTTCATGGCCATTGCGATTTCGAAGAAGGCGAAACCAACCATGGAAGGAAATGA